One genomic window of Borreliella burgdorferi B31 includes the following:
- the rseP gene encoding RIP metalloprotease RseP, translating to MYILFSVLALSFIIFIHELGHFLFAKLFKVKVEVFSVGIGPSILKFKINNTEYRLSPILLGGYCKLKGFDHLEKELKANKELEADKDSLFGISHFKKILIYFAGPLFNLIFSFIVFIFISMAGVIYFDYSSRVSILNKDSLLKDKFRDGDVILKVNDKKIKYFSDLRKFIPEEKSTVMFDVLREKENITFKETVSLQDFLKEIGPWADLVIADVVSNSPAKIAGMKPGDEIISIDNVILKNKRDLDYFLKNLNSDVVEIKFSRNGEIFSSKLVFHDKNKMIGIYFSPPLKRVVKVENVSSAIKNSFFKVVSALQDILYSIFLLMTNFLNASKSVSGPVGIVGILSSSYSLGILYWINSISFLSLILAGMNLFFIVIPIFDGGQIFISFIELLRGKRFKAKTIYSFYSFGIFFGLFLFGLGLFNDLKGLLNIFN from the coding sequence ATGTATATTCTTTTTAGTGTGTTGGCTCTCAGTTTTATAATATTTATTCATGAGCTAGGGCACTTTTTATTTGCTAAACTTTTTAAAGTTAAGGTTGAAGTTTTTTCTGTGGGTATAGGTCCTAGCATATTAAAGTTTAAAATTAATAATACTGAGTATAGACTTTCCCCAATCCTTCTAGGAGGATATTGTAAGCTTAAGGGATTTGATCACTTAGAAAAAGAGCTTAAGGCAAATAAAGAATTAGAAGCAGATAAAGATTCTTTGTTTGGAATTTCACATTTTAAAAAAATCTTAATATATTTTGCAGGTCCGTTGTTTAATTTGATTTTTTCATTTATTGTTTTTATTTTTATAAGTATGGCGGGTGTTATATATTTTGATTATTCTTCAAGAGTTAGTATTTTAAATAAAGATTCTTTATTAAAAGATAAATTTAGAGACGGTGATGTTATATTAAAGGTTAATGATAAAAAAATTAAATATTTTTCTGATTTAAGAAAATTCATTCCTGAGGAAAAATCTACAGTTATGTTTGATGTTTTAAGGGAAAAAGAAAATATTACTTTTAAAGAGACTGTTAGTTTGCAAGATTTTTTAAAAGAAATTGGCCCTTGGGCTGATCTTGTAATAGCAGATGTGGTTTCAAATTCGCCTGCTAAGATTGCGGGAATGAAACCGGGTGACGAAATAATTAGCATTGATAATGTTATTTTGAAAAATAAAAGAGATTTAGATTATTTTCTTAAGAATTTAAATTCGGATGTTGTGGAAATTAAGTTTTCTAGAAATGGAGAGATTTTTTCTTCTAAATTAGTATTTCATGATAAAAATAAAATGATTGGCATATATTTTTCACCACCTTTAAAAAGGGTAGTTAAAGTAGAAAATGTTTCAAGTGCCATTAAGAATTCTTTTTTTAAGGTAGTAAGTGCTTTGCAAGACATTTTATATTCTATTTTTTTATTAATGACAAATTTTTTAAATGCTTCTAAGAGTGTATCAGGCCCTGTTGGAATTGTAGGCATTCTCTCTTCATCTTATTCTTTAGGGATATTGTATTGGATTAATAGCATTTCTTTCTTGAGCTTAATTCTTGCTGGTATGAATCTATTTTTTATTGTAATACCTATTTTTGATGGGGGACAAATTTTTATCAGCTTTATTGAGCTTTTGCGTGGAAAGAGATTTAAGGCCAAAACCATTTATTCTTTTTATAGCTTTGGTATTTTTTTTGGGCTGTTTCTTTTTGGTTTAGGCCTTTTTAATGATTTGAAAGGTCTTTTAAATATATTTAATTAA
- a CDS encoding phosphatidate cytidylyltransferase produces the protein MLSKVKRFAFFARLGTFLFFVPLILFLIFLDFKNYLFLNILIFIFSGFAAKEVNDLLKLKFKFSGLSSILSFFLGFAPPILTYIHFNVFYLGMNVIYYLFIALVFSNWIVDLVFIKEHEIGNFLSQATSILFILIYPGVLMSFTVSITTLPKAPFLMLMLFAMVSGNDTFAYLFGYFLGKNSYRPTIISPNKTLMGFFGGILFSVLTAIFAVVFRLINLSYGESIILGILIGVFTIIGDLFESGLKRSAGVKDSGKIVPGRGGALDSIDSFLLTGPIFYLYLS, from the coding sequence TTGTTGAGTAAGGTTAAGAGATTTGCTTTTTTTGCAAGGTTGGGAACATTTCTATTTTTTGTTCCTTTGATTTTATTTTTAATATTTTTAGATTTTAAAAATTATTTATTCCTTAATATTTTAATTTTTATATTTAGTGGCTTTGCGGCAAAAGAAGTTAATGATTTATTAAAATTAAAATTCAAATTTTCAGGACTTTCGAGTATATTATCTTTTTTTTTAGGATTTGCTCCCCCAATTTTAACATATATTCATTTTAATGTTTTTTATTTAGGCATGAATGTAATATATTACTTGTTTATAGCGTTAGTTTTTAGCAATTGGATTGTTGATTTGGTGTTTATTAAAGAGCATGAGATTGGAAACTTTTTGTCTCAAGCAACGTCAATACTTTTTATACTTATATATCCTGGGGTATTAATGTCTTTTACGGTTTCTATTACAACCTTACCCAAGGCACCATTTTTAATGTTAATGCTTTTTGCTATGGTAAGTGGAAACGATACTTTTGCATATCTTTTTGGTTATTTTTTAGGGAAAAACAGTTATCGTCCCACTATTATTAGCCCAAATAAAACATTAATGGGTTTTTTTGGGGGCATTTTGTTTTCTGTGCTTACTGCTATATTTGCGGTAGTTTTTAGATTAATAAATTTAAGCTATGGAGAATCTATTATTTTAGGCATTTTGATTGGAGTTTTTACCATTATTGGCGACTTGTTTGAATCTGGATTAAAGCGAAGTGCTGGAGTAAAAGATTCTGGGAAAATCGTTCCTGGTAGAGGCGGAGCTCTTGATTCGATTGACTCTTTTCTTTTAACAGGCCCGATATTTTATTTATACCTATCTTAG
- the uppS gene encoding polyprenyl diphosphate synthase, whose protein sequence is MNKGSLPSHVGIIMDGNRRWALGKRLSSLEGYKEGLKRAKEIVKYSLRVGIKCLSFYVFSTENWRRDDCEIENLMFLIANYLRAEFDFYEKNGIKIIVSGDVESLSGEVKSSIKDSISFSKNFNNLILNLAINYGGRNEILRAVKKFVSSDFDLESLNENIFSSFLDNPELPDLDLLIRTGGNIRISNFFLWRIAYSELIFSNVLWPEYYDTRYSKDLECFQFRRRNFGR, encoded by the coding sequence ATGAATAAAGGTTCTCTTCCAAGTCATGTTGGAATTATTATGGATGGCAATAGAAGGTGGGCTTTAGGTAAAAGATTGTCTTCTTTAGAAGGTTATAAAGAAGGTCTTAAAAGAGCAAAAGAAATAGTTAAGTATTCTTTAAGGGTAGGTATTAAATGTTTATCCTTTTATGTATTTTCTACTGAGAATTGGAGAAGGGATGATTGTGAGATAGAAAATTTAATGTTTTTAATTGCTAATTATTTGAGAGCCGAATTTGATTTTTACGAAAAAAATGGAATAAAAATAATAGTTTCAGGAGATGTTGAGTCTTTAAGTGGGGAAGTAAAAAGTTCTATAAAAGACTCTATTAGCTTTTCTAAAAATTTCAACAACCTTATTTTAAATTTAGCAATCAATTATGGGGGTCGTAATGAAATACTTAGAGCTGTTAAAAAATTTGTTTCAAGTGATTTTGATTTAGAGTCTTTGAATGAGAATATTTTTTCCAGTTTTTTAGACAATCCAGAACTACCCGATCTTGATCTTTTAATACGTACAGGCGGAAATATTAGAATAAGTAATTTTTTCTTATGGAGGATTGCTTATTCTGAATTAATTTTTTCAAATGTTTTGTGGCCTGAATATTATGACACTAGATATAGTAAGGATTTGGAATGTTTCCAATTTAGAAGAAGAAATTTTGGGAGATGA
- the frr gene encoding ribosome recycling factor codes for MEDYKAFLDEKMNKVLLSLDNEYKTLRTGRISSNIFDRICIQYHDRRTPITQVSSIRIPEARLVVIQPWDKSILNKIEQAILNSDLSMNPSNDGSVIRIKVPNLTSERRQEIVKHAKKIAEEHKISTRNIRQDLNNKVKKQEKESEITEDCLKRILDDIQKSTDMYIKKIDSILESKIQEIMEA; via the coding sequence ATGGAAGATTATAAGGCTTTTCTAGATGAAAAGATGAACAAGGTTCTTTTATCACTTGATAATGAATATAAAACGTTAAGAACAGGTAGAATTAGTAGTAATATTTTTGATAGAATTTGTATTCAATACCATGACCGAAGAACACCTATAACTCAAGTGTCAAGTATTAGAATTCCTGAAGCAAGGCTTGTTGTTATTCAGCCTTGGGATAAAAGCATCTTAAATAAGATAGAGCAAGCCATACTTAATTCTGATCTTTCTATGAATCCTTCAAATGATGGTTCAGTTATTAGAATTAAGGTTCCAAATTTAACTAGTGAAAGGCGACAAGAGATTGTAAAGCATGCTAAAAAAATAGCAGAAGAACATAAAATTTCAACTAGAAATATACGACAGGATTTAAACAATAAAGTTAAAAAGCAAGAAAAAGAATCGGAAATTACAGAGGACTGTTTAAAAAGAATTTTAGATGATATTCAGAAATCCACAGATATGTATATTAAAAAGATAGATTCAATTTTAGAATCTAAAATTCAAGAAATAATGGAAGCTTAA
- the tsf gene encoding translation elongation factor Ts gives MSIISPQDVKKLREETNAGFGDCKKALSVAGGDFELAKKKLREMGIASAEKRLDRDAKEGRVFSYSNNIYAGLLLVSCETDFVALNHNFVNFGNSLIKELVESGIDSLTTSQELELKNLAATIKENIQVKKIFITKIQSNEFVKIYLHGEQSKIGVLVKLKVNDFSKTEDKIFKNFAMDLALHVAAFAPVYLRNDDVCPNYIKEQEEIFTKQLESSGKPESIIKGIVAGKIKKHLAEISLLEQSFVKNDKITVKEMLEEISKAISSKVEMVEFKYLRIG, from the coding sequence ATGAGCATTATTAGTCCTCAGGATGTAAAAAAGCTTCGAGAAGAAACCAATGCTGGTTTTGGAGATTGTAAAAAAGCTTTGTCTGTTGCTGGTGGAGACTTTGAATTAGCTAAAAAAAAACTTAGAGAAATGGGAATCGCATCTGCTGAGAAAAGACTTGACAGAGATGCAAAAGAAGGTAGAGTATTCTCATATTCAAACAATATTTATGCTGGGCTTTTGCTTGTTTCTTGTGAGACGGACTTTGTTGCTTTGAATCACAATTTTGTTAATTTTGGTAATTCCTTGATCAAGGAATTGGTAGAAAGTGGAATAGATTCTTTAACTACTTCTCAAGAGTTAGAGCTTAAAAATTTAGCAGCTACAATAAAAGAAAATATTCAGGTTAAAAAAATTTTTATTACTAAAATTCAATCTAATGAGTTTGTAAAAATTTATTTGCATGGTGAACAATCCAAGATAGGTGTTTTGGTTAAATTAAAAGTAAATGATTTTTCTAAAACGGAAGATAAAATTTTTAAAAATTTTGCTATGGATTTAGCTTTGCACGTGGCTGCGTTTGCTCCTGTTTATTTGAGAAATGATGATGTTTGTCCAAATTATATTAAAGAGCAAGAAGAAATATTTACCAAACAATTAGAATCTAGTGGTAAGCCGGAAAGCATAATCAAGGGTATAGTTGCGGGAAAAATCAAAAAACATCTTGCTGAGATTTCTCTTCTTGAGCAAAGTTTTGTAAAGAATGATAAAATCACTGTAAAGGAAATGCTTGAAGAAATTTCAAAAGCAATTTCAAGCAAGGTAGAAATGGTTGAGTTTAAATATTTAAGAATAGGGTAG
- the rpsB gene encoding 30S ribosomal protein S2, giving the protein MAIITMKSLLEAGVHFGHQVKRLDPRMKRFIFSERNEIHILDLQKTLQGIKDSYELVQRVIKDGKKVLFVGTKKQASEIIEQEARRSDMPYVNNRWLGGMLSNFNTIRKSVQKLKKLEKMEVDGTFDMISKKEISQLNREKSKLAKNLTGIKDMETLPGAIFIIDPKREQIAINEARKLKIPIISVVDTNCNPDVIDCPIPGNDDAIRSVALFTKIISDAILESDKEVGIQIIENLNEEDLMKEIEIKNDKSDSIEERGE; this is encoded by the coding sequence TTGGCAATTATTACTATGAAGAGCCTGTTAGAGGCCGGAGTTCATTTTGGCCATCAAGTAAAAAGGCTTGATCCTAGAATGAAAAGATTTATTTTTTCTGAGAGAAATGAAATACATATTTTAGATCTTCAAAAAACTTTGCAGGGTATTAAAGATTCTTATGAACTTGTTCAAAGGGTAATAAAAGATGGCAAAAAGGTGCTTTTTGTTGGAACCAAAAAGCAAGCTAGTGAGATAATAGAACAAGAAGCAAGAAGAAGTGATATGCCATATGTAAACAATAGATGGCTTGGGGGCATGCTTTCTAATTTTAATACGATTAGAAAATCTGTTCAAAAATTAAAAAAGCTAGAAAAGATGGAAGTTGATGGAACTTTTGACATGATAAGCAAAAAAGAGATTTCACAACTTAATCGTGAAAAATCAAAATTAGCTAAAAATTTAACAGGCATCAAGGACATGGAAACACTTCCTGGTGCTATTTTTATCATTGATCCTAAGCGAGAGCAGATAGCTATTAATGAGGCTAGAAAATTAAAAATTCCCATTATTTCTGTGGTTGATACTAATTGTAATCCAGATGTTATTGATTGTCCAATTCCTGGCAATGATGATGCGATTCGCTCTGTTGCTTTGTTTACTAAAATAATATCTGATGCTATTTTAGAAAGTGATAAAGAGGTTGGTATTCAAATAATTGAAAATTTGAATGAAGAAGATTTGATGAAAGAAATTGAAATTAAAAACGATAAAAGTGATTCTATTGAAGAAAGGGGAGAGTAA
- a CDS encoding tetratricopeptide repeat protein, producing the protein MAKNNLLVFFIAIIFVFVSIIVVFYNSLGKDYVKSGGEIVENLEKDLNDYLKENDAKEREKIFLRIRELISKEKEISSYFISRFYLARAVYFQSQAQYDEAIKDLDIVIKAKGIESEIAFLNKAAVYEKMGLKEDALLVYEDLINSTSLDFLKVRALLSKAILIEEKDKELAVKVYEEIVKFPYENNLYINMANNKILELKQN; encoded by the coding sequence ATGGCTAAAAATAATCTTTTAGTTTTCTTTATTGCTATTATTTTTGTGTTTGTGTCTATTATTGTTGTTTTTTATAATTCTTTAGGCAAGGATTATGTAAAGAGTGGCGGAGAAATAGTAGAAAATCTTGAAAAAGATTTAAATGATTATTTAAAAGAAAATGATGCCAAAGAGAGAGAAAAAATATTTCTTAGGATAAGGGAGCTTATTTCAAAGGAAAAAGAAATTTCATCTTATTTTATTTCAAGGTTCTATTTAGCCAGAGCTGTTTATTTCCAAAGTCAAGCACAGTATGATGAGGCTATTAAAGATTTAGATATTGTTATTAAGGCAAAAGGTATTGAAAGTGAAATTGCTTTTCTTAATAAAGCTGCAGTTTATGAAAAAATGGGATTAAAAGAAGATGCTTTGTTAGTTTATGAAGATCTTATCAATAGTACTAGTTTGGATTTTTTAAAGGTAAGAGCTCTTTTGAGTAAGGCAATATTGATTGAGGAAAAAGATAAAGAGCTTGCTGTGAAAGTATACGAAGAGATTGTTAAGTTTCCGTATGAAAATAATTTATATATAAATATGGCAAATAATAAAATTTTAGAACTTAAGCAAAATTAA
- a CDS encoding 30S ribosomal protein S1, translating to MENQKDLQENYLKVLERVELGSRVSGTVVNIMKDYVLVDIGYKSEGFIKIEEFENVPQVGDRLEAIVVRIGGELGLILSVEKLNSLNFQDKVYEYIQNKKIIKGKVLVELPNGYKIQINENVSGFMPFYLSSKSKDEKLKRGSVVEFYILEASEADGLRLILDRRTLEKERDLAKRIELVSSYNEEDVVDGVVERITEYGAIVKIKNFVTGILHKRNIAFNQVENVEDFVRVGDKLKLKIIKINPQTGKMELSLKALKANPWDSVDVKYKIDSIVKGKVVKILPFGAVIELDSELSGFLHISNFSWIRVVKSPQELIKLGQIVEVKILEIDKENQKISLGIKQINENPWERLTEKYPIGRVVQGVVTNITKTGAFVNIEEGIDAYVSKFDISWLEEIDPEEYFKIGDLVNGKVLEVDKRKRNVRLGIKQLEESPWEDFSKSYKKGDTIEVEIVEKKSKGFQVRVYNKIMGFISKIQLGDTKESSLETFEKLNVGDKLKVVITSIDSKDKSVLLSYREYENQRSREEISSYLFKGNDEESYKPFENLLKRDE from the coding sequence ATGGAAAATCAAAAAGATTTACAAGAAAATTATTTGAAAGTACTTGAAAGAGTAGAACTTGGAAGTCGTGTTTCTGGGACAGTTGTTAACATTATGAAGGATTATGTTCTAGTAGATATTGGTTATAAATCGGAAGGCTTTATTAAGATTGAAGAATTTGAAAACGTTCCCCAAGTTGGTGATAGACTTGAAGCAATCGTTGTAAGAATAGGTGGAGAATTAGGTCTTATTTTAAGTGTTGAAAAGCTTAATTCTTTAAATTTTCAAGATAAAGTATATGAATATATTCAAAATAAAAAAATAATTAAAGGCAAGGTGCTGGTTGAGCTTCCAAATGGTTATAAGATTCAAATTAATGAAAATGTTTCTGGCTTTATGCCTTTTTATTTAAGCTCTAAATCTAAGGATGAGAAATTAAAAAGAGGGTCTGTTGTTGAATTTTATATTCTTGAAGCAAGCGAAGCAGACGGTTTGAGACTTATTCTTGATAGACGCACCCTAGAAAAAGAAAGAGATCTTGCTAAGAGAATAGAGCTAGTTAGTTCTTATAATGAAGAAGATGTAGTTGATGGTGTGGTTGAGCGTATTACAGAATATGGTGCGATTGTAAAAATTAAAAATTTTGTTACAGGAATTTTGCATAAAAGAAATATTGCCTTTAATCAAGTTGAAAATGTTGAAGATTTTGTTAGAGTTGGTGATAAGTTAAAGTTGAAAATTATTAAGATAAATCCACAAACAGGCAAAATGGAATTGTCTCTTAAGGCCTTAAAAGCAAATCCTTGGGATTCTGTAGATGTTAAATATAAAATTGATAGCATTGTAAAAGGGAAAGTTGTAAAAATTTTACCCTTTGGGGCTGTTATTGAACTTGACAGCGAATTGTCGGGATTTTTACATATAAGTAATTTTTCTTGGATAAGAGTAGTAAAAAGTCCTCAAGAATTAATAAAACTTGGCCAGATTGTAGAAGTTAAGATTTTAGAGATAGATAAAGAAAATCAAAAAATATCCCTAGGCATTAAACAGATCAATGAGAATCCTTGGGAGAGATTAACTGAGAAATATCCTATTGGAAGGGTTGTTCAAGGAGTTGTTACTAATATTACAAAAACAGGTGCTTTTGTAAATATTGAAGAAGGTATAGATGCTTATGTTAGTAAGTTTGATATTTCTTGGCTTGAAGAGATTGATCCTGAAGAATATTTCAAGATAGGCGATTTAGTGAATGGGAAAGTGCTTGAGGTTGACAAGAGAAAGAGAAATGTTAGATTAGGAATTAAGCAGCTAGAAGAGAGCCCCTGGGAAGATTTTTCTAAAAGCTATAAAAAAGGCGATACTATTGAGGTTGAGATTGTAGAGAAAAAATCAAAAGGCTTTCAAGTAAGAGTTTATAATAAAATAATGGGATTTATTAGTAAAATTCAATTGGGGGATACAAAAGAATCTAGTTTAGAAACTTTCGAAAAATTAAACGTTGGAGATAAGCTTAAAGTGGTAATAACAAGTATTGATTCTAAAGACAAATCAGTGCTGCTCTCTTATAGGGAGTATGAAAATCAAAGATCAAGAGAAGAAATTTCTTCTTATTTATTTAAGGGCAATGATGAGGAATCTTACAAGCCATTTGAGAATTTGCTAAAGAGGGATGAATAA
- the cmk gene encoding (d)CMP kinase — protein MIIAIDGPSASGKSSIARELGVRLNYKFISSGHLYRIITLIAQRSLMNSCDFISEDSLLNLILENDISFNNFAFLLNGENVENQILNDKIDFQVSFYSSYVGIRNIVNKKLREVVKFSDDNYIIEGRDITTVVFPESEFKIYLDASVKVRALRRYKQRNGNETLEELERTLKRRDDVDKKKQYGKLKLSKGVFYLDTSYKGLDDVCNIIIEKFNLKKVRER, from the coding sequence ATGATAATAGCAATTGATGGACCTTCAGCATCAGGAAAAAGTTCAATTGCAAGAGAGCTTGGCGTAAGGCTGAACTATAAATTTATCAGCTCTGGGCATCTTTACAGGATAATAACTTTAATTGCTCAAAGATCTCTTATGAATAGTTGCGATTTTATTAGTGAGGATAGTCTTTTAAATTTGATTCTTGAGAATGATATAAGTTTTAATAATTTTGCCTTTTTGCTTAATGGAGAGAATGTTGAAAATCAAATTTTAAACGATAAGATTGATTTTCAAGTTTCTTTTTATTCTTCTTATGTTGGAATAAGAAACATTGTGAATAAAAAATTAAGAGAGGTTGTTAAATTTAGCGATGATAATTATATAATAGAAGGTAGAGATATTACTACTGTAGTTTTTCCAGAATCTGAATTTAAAATATATCTCGATGCTTCTGTTAAAGTTCGAGCTTTGAGGCGATATAAGCAAAGAAATGGGAATGAGACCTTAGAAGAATTAGAGCGTACTCTTAAAAGAAGAGATGATGTTGACAAGAAAAAACAATATGGTAAGTTAAAATTATCAAAAGGGGTTTTTTACCTTGATACAAGCTACAAAGGATTAGACGATGTGTGTAATATTATAATAGAAAAGTTTAATTTGAAAAAAGTAAGAGAGAGGTGA
- a CDS encoding pseudouridine synthase: protein MIALKAPRVHVFLAEKGVGSRRFCEELIRKKLVRVNNTIAKLGDKVTLGDRIIYKKQIFVFKDFQINNRIYLALNKPRNYLCSNFDVDGRKLAISLVQPLFKERVFSIGRLDFKSSGLLLFTNDGKFANDIIHPRQKVEREYIIESKKDIDENLLISFKSGIKVKKEFFKLKSYEILNKNSARLILDEGKNREIRKVFLSKNIFLKKIHRIRIGNINLDSLKEGQVKIVPLSKINSLKSRLEKLNDNSN from the coding sequence ATGATTGCACTTAAAGCCCCTAGAGTTCACGTTTTTTTAGCTGAAAAGGGAGTGGGGTCAAGAAGATTTTGCGAGGAACTGATAAGAAAGAAACTTGTAAGAGTTAATAACACTATTGCTAAGCTTGGGGATAAAGTAACTTTAGGAGACAGAATAATTTATAAAAAACAGATTTTTGTTTTTAAAGATTTTCAAATTAATAATAGAATTTATCTAGCTCTTAACAAGCCTAGAAATTATTTATGTTCTAATTTTGATGTTGATGGAAGAAAGTTAGCAATATCTTTGGTTCAGCCCTTATTTAAAGAGCGTGTGTTTTCAATTGGTAGGCTTGATTTTAAAAGCTCTGGACTTTTATTATTCACCAATGATGGTAAATTTGCAAACGATATTATTCATCCAAGGCAAAAAGTTGAAAGAGAATATATTATTGAATCAAAAAAAGATATTGATGAAAATTTGCTTATTTCTTTTAAATCGGGTATAAAGGTAAAAAAAGAATTTTTTAAATTAAAATCTTATGAAATTTTAAATAAAAATTCTGCTAGATTGATTTTAGATGAAGGGAAAAATAGAGAAATAAGAAAAGTGTTTTTGAGCAAGAATATTTTTTTAAAAAAAATTCATAGAATTAGAATTGGCAATATTAATTTAGATAGTTTAAAGGAGGGTCAAGTAAAAATTGTTCCTTTGTCTAAGATAAATAGTTTAAAATCCAGGCTGGAGAAATTAAATGATAATAGCAATTGA
- the recA gene encoding recombinase RecA: protein MSKLKEKREKAVVGIERASKEEAIELARVQIEKAFGKGSLIKMGESPVGQGIKSMSSGSIVLDEALGIGGYPRGRIIEIFGPESSGKTTLTLQAIAEVQKEGGIAAFIDAEHALDPVYAKALGVNVAELWLSQPDTGEQALEIAEHLIRSGGVDLIVVDSVAALTPKLEIDGEMGDSQIGLQARLMSKALRKITGILSKSNTCIMFINQIRMRIGVMFGNPETTTGGNALKFYSSLRLEVRKIEQVTRSGSSDDVIGNKIRVKIVKNKVAPPFRKVELIIYFGKGISREAGILDAAIKHNLIQKTGSWYSLGDNKLGQGRESVIEYLSKEVELANNLDKRLRKIIFNNFDQENDNFIEFKEDESE, encoded by the coding sequence ATGTCAAAGTTAAAGGAAAAAAGAGAAAAAGCTGTTGTTGGCATAGAAAGGGCAAGTAAAGAGGAAGCTATTGAGCTTGCAAGAGTTCAAATAGAAAAAGCTTTTGGAAAGGGAAGTCTTATTAAGATGGGGGAATCTCCTGTTGGACAAGGTATAAAAAGTATGTCAAGTGGATCTATTGTATTAGATGAGGCTCTCGGCATTGGCGGATATCCTAGGGGGCGCATAATAGAAATTTTTGGCCCCGAGTCGTCTGGCAAGACTACTTTAACTCTTCAAGCGATTGCTGAGGTGCAAAAAGAAGGTGGGATAGCTGCTTTTATTGATGCTGAGCATGCTCTTGATCCTGTTTATGCAAAAGCTTTAGGTGTTAATGTTGCAGAACTTTGGCTTAGTCAGCCTGATACCGGAGAGCAAGCTCTTGAGATTGCTGAGCATTTAATCAGAAGTGGTGGTGTTGATTTGATTGTAGTTGATTCTGTAGCGGCTTTAACCCCTAAATTAGAGATAGATGGAGAAATGGGAGATTCTCAGATTGGTCTTCAAGCAAGGCTAATGAGCAAAGCTCTTAGAAAGATTACCGGTATACTTTCTAAATCCAATACTTGCATTATGTTTATTAATCAAATAAGGATGAGGATTGGTGTTATGTTTGGCAATCCTGAGACCACTACCGGTGGGAATGCTTTAAAATTTTATTCATCTCTTAGACTTGAGGTTCGAAAGATCGAACAAGTAACTAGATCGGGCTCAAGCGATGATGTTATTGGCAATAAGATTAGAGTTAAGATTGTAAAGAACAAGGTTGCTCCACCTTTTCGTAAAGTAGAATTGATAATTTATTTTGGGAAAGGTATTTCAAGAGAAGCTGGCATTTTAGATGCTGCTATTAAGCATAATTTAATACAAAAAACAGGCTCATGGTATTCATTGGGAGATAATAAGTTGGGACAGGGGAGAGAGAGTGTTATTGAGTATCTTAGCAAAGAAGTAGAACTTGCAAATAATTTGGATAAGAGGCTTAGAAAAATAATTTTTAATAATTTTGATCAAGAGAATGATAATTTTATTGAATTTAAAGAAGATGAATCTGAGTAA